ATATGAAAAATACGATCGCTATATTGATTTTCAATTTCTAAATTGTATTCAAACCCACCATCAACATTGGCACTTTTATAGATTGGCGGTTCGAAATCTTTTTTAGCCATCATAGAGTAGGCTTCATACATTGTTTGTTGCAATAATAAAGTAGCCGCAAATGAAGAAGTTCCACAAACTTTTGAATTAACCCCTTCAATGCTCAAAGCTGCGTCTCCATAACCAGAGTGATTATCTAGTACAACATCAGCAAATTCATATAATAGTTTTCCACTACTATGTCTAGAAGTGGATTTTTTCGAAATATCTAGAGCAGTTACAACAATTAATTTGTTCCCATGATCTTTCACCCATTTTGCGATTTCAATACCCATCGGATTACGTCCGGAATTTGAAATCAAAAAGAACACATCGTGTGGTTTAATCATTACTCTATGCGTCAGTAATTCGCCAACGCCTTCACATTGCTCGTACATTCCTCCTGCAGGGTCCATAATTACTTTAGAAGGTATTAAACCGCCAGCTCTTCCACTAATTTCAAGTGCTCCTGCATGTGAATGGCCACTACCAAACGCTTGAATAATTCCACCATTCATAATTCCATCTGCTACTATTTCTGCTGCTTGAGAAATATTATTTTGTTCATATTCTTCCAGTAGATTTGTTAATCTTTTACACTCTTCAAAGAACGCTAAACTCATGTCTATTCTCCTTTGTTTTTTATTATTCTAAAATATTTAAATTGTATAATAGGATCGATAACAACATAACTAATAATATTGCTTTAGTTGAACTCATCTTCTTTCTGCCTAACAACCAATAAACTAACCCCACTAACGCTGCAGGGATTAACGCAGGCATAATTTGA
This region of Tetragenococcus osmophilus genomic DNA includes:
- a CDS encoding SIS domain-containing protein is translated as MSLAFFEECKRLTNLLEEYEQNNISQAAEIVADGIMNGGIIQAFGSGHSHAGALEISGRAGGLIPSKVIMDPAGGMYEQCEGVGELLTHRVMIKPHDVFFLISNSGRNPMGIEIAKWVKDHGNKLIVVTALDISKKSTSRHSSGKLLYEFADVVLDNHSGYGDAALSIEGVNSKVCGTSSFAATLLLQQTMYEAYSMMAKKDFEPPIYKSANVDGGFEYNLEIENQYSDRIFHI